The DNA window TGTCAGATTTTTTTCAAAATGGAGTTGTTACAACACTTCAAAACCTTGGTAATAGAACATTAGATGATGTAGAGGCAGAACTTCTAAAATTTAGTAAAAGAAGAAGAATGGTTCTCCTTCTTCCTGCTTTATATTCAGAATTTCAAACTCCTGCTATGCATACAATTATTAAAGAATTAAAAGATGTAAAATATTTATATAAAATTATATTGGGACTTGATCAAGCGACAAAAGAGCAATTTGAAGAAGTAAAAGAACTAATGAGTCAATTACCGTGTAAAGTTGATATTTTATGGAATGATGGCCCTAGAATAAAAGAACTTTATAGCGAACTTACAAAAGAAGGATTTCCAGGACTTGATACTCCAGGCAAAGGAAGAAATGTTTGGACTATGCTAGGTTATGGATTAACAGATAAAGATGCTTATGCATTTGCACTTCATGATTGTGATATTGTGAATTATTCAAGAGAAATACCTGCAAGACTTTTTTATCCAATAATTCATCCAGGTTTAGATTTTGAATTTAATAAAGGTTACTACTCAAGAGTAACAGATAAATTACACGGTCGGGCAACTAGACTTCTTTATACTCCTTTAATAAACTCTCTTAAAAAAGTTCATGGTTCTAGTAGATACTTAGAATATATGGAAAGTTTTAGATATGCACTTTCTGGTGAATTTTCATTTATTAGATCAATGGGTAGAGGCATAGCTATTTCTCCGACATGGGGGCTTGAAGTATCAACATTAAGTGAAGTTTATAAAAACACATCAAATAGACGGA is part of the Poseidonibacter antarcticus genome and encodes:
- a CDS encoding glycosyl transferase; this translates as MSDFFQNGVVTTLQNLGNRTLDDVEAELLKFSKRRRMVLLLPALYSEFQTPAMHTIIKELKDVKYLYKIILGLDQATKEQFEEVKELMSQLPCKVDILWNDGPRIKELYSELTKEGFPGLDTPGKGRNVWTMLGYGLTDKDAYAFALHDCDIVNYSREIPARLFYPIIHPGLDFEFNKGYYSRVTDKLHGRATRLLYTPLINSLKKVHGSSRYLEYMESFRYALSGEFSFIRSMGRGIAISPTWGLEVSTLSEVYKNTSNRRICQTQIMDTYEHKHQELGSIDTNGGIYKMANDIAKTIFRVMAQEGVIFSPSTFKTLLATYFQESRFEISKYNALSKINGLNYIREKEIHAVEAFQEAIKEASKEYYEDPMGVPSLSPWITVRSVLPDFSEKFYDYVQKDNV